GAGCGGCTCTCATCAATATTCCAACGCCCACATCAGATAGGGACCAAACTGTCTCACGACGTTTTGAACCCAGCTCGCGTACCGCTTTAATGGGCGAACAGCCCAACCCTTGGAACCGACTCCAGCTCCAGGATGCGATGAGCCGACATCGAGGTGCCAAACCTTGCCGTCGATGTGATCTCTTGGGCAAGATAAGCCTGTTATCCCCAGGGTAACTTTTATCCGTTGAGCGACTGCCATTCCACAATGTACAGCCGGATCACTAAGTCCTGCTTTCGCACCTGCTCGACTTGTAAGTCTCACAGTCAAGCACACTTCTACCTTTGCGCTCTACATACGGTTTCTGACCGTATTGAGTGTACCTTTGAACGCCTCCGTTACTCTTTAGGAGGCGACCGCCCCAGTCAAACTACCCACCATGCACTGTCCTCCTACCTGATTATGATAGCAAGTTAGAAACTCAATATAACAAGGGTGGTATTTCAAGGTTGACTCCTTTAAAACTGGCGTTTTAATATCATTGTCTCCCACCTATCCTACACATGTTAGACCAAATTTCAATACAAAGTTATAGTAAAGCTCCATGGGGTCTTTTCGTCTTGATGCGGGTACCCAGCGTTTTCACTGGGACCATAATTTCACCGAGTCTAGTGTTGAGACAGTTGAGAGATCATTGCGCCTTTCGTGCAGGTCAGTATTTAGCCGACAAGGAATTTCGCTACCTTAGGACCGTTATAGTTACGGCCGCCGTTCACCCGGGCTTCATTTCAACGCTTCGCAAATGCTAACGCATCCACTTAACCTTCGGGCACTGGGCAGGCTTCACCCCCTATACATCACCTTGCGGTTTAGCAGAGAGCTGTGTTTTTGATAAACAGTTGCCCCTCATAATTTACTGTGACCTATGCTTTACATAGGTGCCCCTTCTTGCGAACTTACGGGGTCATTTTGCAGAGTTCCTTAACACTAGTTTTCTCGCTCGCCTTAGAATACTCATCTTGGGGACGTGTGTCCGTTCTCGGTACAGGTTTCCATAAAATTAAGTTTAGAAGCTTTTCTAGGAAGTATGAAATTACTTAATTCATGCAAAAGCATTATGCATCATATCTTTCGGTTATGAATTGCGGATTTGCCAACAATTCCCAATAAATACTTACCCCACAATCCGATAAGTGGTAAAGCTATCCTTCTCCGTCACTCCATCACTTTTATAGAAAGTACAGGAATATTAACCTGTTGTCCATCGACTACGCCTGTCGGCCTCGCCTTAGGTCCTGACTAACCCTGGGTGGACGAACCTTGCCCAGGAAACCTTCCCCAATAGGCGTCGTAGATTCTCACTACGAATCGTTACTCATACCGGCATTCTCACTTCTTAACGCTCCACCAGTCCTCACGGTCTAGCTTCATTGCCCTAAGAACGCTCCTCTAACGTACAATTGTACCCGTGGCTTCGGTATCGTGTTTTAGTCCCGTTAAATTATTGGCGCAAGATCTCTTGACTAGTGAGCTATTACGCACTCTTTAAAAGGTGGCTGCTTCTAAGCCAACTTCCTAGTTGTTTATGAAATCTCACAACCTTTCTCACTTAACACGATTTTGGGACCTTAGCCGACGATCTGGGTTGTTACCCTCGCGAGCCGGGACGTTAGCACCCCGGTTCCGACTGCATGATAATACATAATGGTATTCGGAGTTTGATTATAGTCAGTACAGCTAGGCGCCGCCATTCCATATTCAGTGCTCTACCACCAAAACTTAACATCACACGCTAGCCCTAAAGCTATTTCGAGGAGAACCAGCTATCTCCAAGTTCGATTGGAATTTCTCCGCTATTCACAAGTCATCCGGGCACTTTTTAGCGTACTACGGTTCGGCCCTCCACTCAGTTTTACCTCAGCTTCAGCCTGCTCATGAATAGATCACCTGGTTTCGGGTGTACTTCAACATACTAAAGCGCCCTATTAAGACTCGATTTCTCTACGGCTCCGCTTTTTTCTGCTTAACCTCGCATGTTAAAGTAACTCGCCGGTCCATACTGCAAGATGTACGCCATCACCCATAAACGGGCTCTGACTAATTGTAAGTAAGTGGTTTCAGAATCTATTTCACTCCCCTTTCGGGGTTCTTTTCACCTTTCCCTCACGGTACTAGTTCACTATCGGTGTCTGATTAGTATTTAGCCTTACCGGGTGGTCCCGGCAGATTCAGACAGGGTTTCACGTGCCCCGCCCTACTCAGGATACGACCAAGAGATTAAACAATTTCGCATACGGGGATATCACCCTCTATGTCACTTCTTCCCAAAAGTTTCTGCTATCATTTAATTTTATAACTCTATATAGTTCGTCCTACAACCCCATAAAAATGGTTTGGGCTCCTTCTCTTTCGCTCGCCGCTACTAAAGAAATCATTATTTATTTTCTTTTCCTCTTGCTACTAAGATGTTTCAGTTCACAAGGTCTATCGCAACATTTTCCTATGTATTGAGAAAATGGCAACTAAGCATTACCTTAGTTAGGTTTCCCCATTCGGAAATCCCCGTTTCATAGCATATATCCGGCTCAACGAGGCTTATCGCAGGTAATCACGTCCTTCATCGACTTTCAGACCCAAGGCATCCACCACAAACTCTTTATTATTTAAAAGTATGTTCCTATTTGGTTATAATGATGTGTATTTTAAGACATTTTAATAAATCATAAGATTTACTCGATGAATCAAAACAAATTGACATAATTCATTTTGTTTGATGTCGTTGTAAATATTTTAAAATATTTTACTATTCAGTTTTCAAAGAACATTGAGAGATATTCTCTCAAAACTAGATACAATACTTTGACCTTTTAAGCCATGACAAAAGTTATATTAATAATAAGGTCTAAAAATTAAGTCCAATACTTAAAAAGTTAGGTTTTGTACTCCGTAGAAAGGAGGTGATCCATCCCCACGTTCTCGTAGGGATACCTTGTTACGACTTAACCCCAGTCACCAGTCCTGCCTTAGGCAGTTTGTATAATAAACCGACTTCGGGCATTACCAGCTCCCATGGTTTGACGGGCGGTGTGTACAAGACCCGAGAACGTATTCACCGTAGCGTAGCTGATCTACGATTACTAGCGATTCCGACTTCATGTAGTCGAGTTGCAGACTACAATCCGAACTGAGATCGGTTTTTTGAGGTTTGCTCCCTGTCACCAGTTTGCTTCTCTTTGTACCGACCATTGTAGCACGTGTGTTGCCCCACTCGTAAGAGGCATGATGATTTGACGTCGTCCCCACCTTCCTCCCAATTACTCGGGCAGTCTCCTTAGAGTGCTCAACTTAATGTTAGTAACTAAGGACAAGGGTTGCGCTCGTTGCAGGACTTAACCGAACATCTCACGACACGAGCTGACGACAACCATGCACCATCTGTCATTCTGTTAACCTCTACTATATCTCTATAGCTTTGCAGAAGATGTCAAGAGTGGGTAAGGTTCTACGCGTATCCTCAAATTAAACCACATGCTCCACCGCTTGTGCGGATCCCCGTCAATTCCTTTAAGTTTTATTCTTGCGAACGTACTACTCAGGCGGATCATTTAATGCGTTAGCTGCGTCGATGAATTCTCCATCAACTAATGATCATCGTTTAGGGCGTGGACTACCAGGGTATCTAATCCTGTTTGCTCCCCACGCTTTCGTCTCTCAGTGTCAGTATATGTCCAGTTAGCTGCCTTCGCCATATTGGTGTTCTTCCTTATATCTACGCATTCCACCGCTTCACAAGGAATTCCACTAACCTCTACATAACTCTAGTATGATAGTATCTAACGCGATTTGGGGTTGAGCCCCAAATTTTGACGCCAGACTTAACAAGCAACCTACAGACGCTTTACGCCCAATAATTCCGGATAACGCTTGCGACCTATGTATTACCGCGGCTGCTGGCACATAGTTAGCCGTCGCTTTCTAATAAGGTACCGTCAAGATAAATACATTTCCTTATTTACTTTTTCTTCCCTTACCACAGCAGTTTACAACCCATAGGGCCTTCATCCTGCACGCTGTGTCGCTCCATCAGACTTTCGTCCATTGTGGAATATTCCCTACTGCTGCCTCCCGTAGGAGTCTGGGCCGTATCTCAGTCCCAGTGTGGCGGTTCAGTCTCTCAACCCCGCTAAGCATCATTGCCTTGGTAGGCCATTACCCATACCAACTAGCTAATGCTACGCACCCCGCTCCTTTAGCGAAGCTTTAAAGGCTTCTTTTACAATAATTTCATGCGAAATAATTGCATATTCGGTATTATCAAATGTTTCCACTTGCTATCCCAATCTAAAGGGTACGTTGAGTACGTGTTACTCACCCATTCGCCGCTAAGTTCAAAAAGAACTTCGCTCGACATGCATGTATTAGGCACACAGCCAGCGTTCATCCTGAGCCAGGATCAAACTCTCGAAAAAATTGACTGTCATGTTTATTTGTATCTAGTTTTCAAAGAACATCTATTCTATTTACTTTCATAAATAAATAAGAACGTTTTAATCTTAACAAATTTTTAAACTTTTACAAGTTTTTTTTATTTTTTTTCAAATATAAAAAACAGGCAAGCCTGTTTATATAATTCTTTCGATGAAAATTAATTCTTGATTTTCTAAGGGTTGAATATTAATTTCATTTTCACTAATATCATCAAATGAAAATTCAAAACCTTTAAAACCTTTTAAATAAAACAAATTATCTTTATTATTTGAATTCAACATTGATTGATTTTTATCATCTATGAAATCTATTTTTATAGGTATTATTCCTAAAGGATAATTTTTAAAAGAAAAATCATTATTAGGATCAATATAAACTTTAACTTCTTTAATTAAAGAACCGTTATTTATTGCATATAATAAAACAAATTGTGATATAAGATTACTTATTCTTTTTTCATAAATATCTTTTTTGTGCACTATTTCAATATTTGATAATTTATTCATATTTTGAGAATTTCATAATTGTGAATTAAACATATTTTTTTTAATTAAAAAATTTAAAATAAAAATTAAATTATTTTCAAAAAAAATATCAGGATTAACAAATTTTATTTTTTGATTTGATTGATATGTTTGATACCCAAAATAATTTTCACTATTTTTATTATTTAATAAATTTAATTCATTTTTAATATAAAAACCATTTAATAAATGATGATGTGGAGTAAAATTAACCGAATACCAAGGATAATATTTTTTTTCAATTTTGTCAAAAACTATTAATTTTGCAATTGCATAAGTATTATTTAATAAATCAGTATTTTCTAATCTATCAATAATTAAATTATTATTAATTTGACCATTAGTGACAATTTTTATATTTCCCTTTAACTCATTAAATAGATATTTTAAAACATTAAAATTAACTTCCTTATATATTTCATTTGGATGTAATAATGAATCAAAATCTATAATATTAAATAGATTATTTTCAAAAATTAAATTAATATCATTAAATTTTTCATTAAGTTGAATATTTGAAATATCATCATGTTCATTAATATTTAATGATAAAATTCCCCCACTTGTCTTATCAACGTATCTACTGAATAATTGCGAATAATCAATAAAATTAGTTATATAAATTTTATTATCACTTTTAAAAATTAATTTATTATTTTCATCAAAAATAATCAAAGAAATTTGTAATAAATTTTCATTAATTTTGCTTAAAATTCCAAAATCTAAATAAAAATTTTTACTTAGAGAATCTATTTCAAAATATCTTATATAAAATTCTAAGGTTTTTAATAAATAAAAATGTTGTTCTTTATTTAATATAAAGGCACTTGGTCTTAATTTTGTTGTAGAAATTTTATTTTTAAAATTTAAAGGATTGTTAATTGAAGCTAAGTAAATTAAATATTGAATATTTGGCAAAATTAAATCGAGTGAAGAATAATTATTAGAATTGTGTTCAGTTCATAAATTATTTAAATAATTATTAAAAGTTAGTTTTTCAGGATTTCAATTAAAAAAAAATAACTCATTAATTTTTAAAGTATTTTTATTGTTTAAATTTAATAAATAACTATTATTATCTATAATAAATTTTTTTGGTTTTACAAAATCATATTCATAAAAAAATAAATCGTCTATATTTATTTGTTTATTAATATAAGTAATTTTTTTAATTTGATAATTAAATAATTCTTTCAAATTTATTTGTAAATATAATTTAATCTGTTCAAAAGTTAAATTATCTTCAAATTTTAATTCTTCTAAATATTCTTTGATTTTTGTATGAATTAAATTATTTTCTTGACATGCTATAGTTAAAAATAAAGAAAAAGGAGTTAATATACTGAGAAATTTTTTTATTTTTTTCATTTTAATCTTTCTTTTTAATTTTATTTTACTTTCTTTTTTCATAAAAAGTAAAATAAAAAACTCTTTTTATAATTAATAAGAGTTTTTTATTTTATAAATAAATAAATGTTCCACCATTACTTTTAATTGCTTCTATTGCACTTTCAGAAGCATCATGAAGTTCAACTTTTAATTTTTTAGTTAAAGTACCTTTACCTAATAATTTAACAGGTAATGATCTTTTTAGTAAATTAGCTTTAAATAAAGATTCTAAATTTACAAAATCGTTATCGTTAAAAGATCTTTCTAAATCAGATAAATTAATAATTTGATATTCAATGTGATTTATATTATTAAAACCACGTTTACCAATTCTTCTAAATCAAGGAGTTTGGCCACCTTCAAATCCTAATCTATGTCCGTGACGTTTATTTTGACCTGATTGACCTTTTCCAGCTTGTTTACCTTTGCCAGCTGCGTGACCTCTACCTACACGATGTTTTTCTTTTCTAGATCCTTGAGTTGGTTTTAAAGAATTTAATTTAATTTCTTGCATTTTAACTCCTATAAACTAATTTAATAGATCTTCAACTTTCTTATCTCTAACTAAAGCAATTTGTTCTGGAGTTCTTAATAATTTTAAAGCTTTTAATGTTGCTCTAACTATATTTGCCTTTGAACGAGAACCATAAGTTTTAGTGTAAATATCAGTATATCCTGCTAATTCTATTACAGAACGTACAGCTCCACTAGCAACTATTCCTTTACCTTTTGGTGCAGGTTTTAACATTACTTTTGAAGCTAAAAATTTAGCTTCAACAATGTGTGGTACAGTTATTTGTTTAAAAATTGGCACATTTATTAAATTATTTTTTGCATCTTTAATAGCTTTTTTAATAGCATCTGGTACTTCATTGGCTTTCCCATGTCCAAAACCAACACGACCTTTTTTGTCCCCTACAACAACATAAGCAGCAAATGAAAATCTTCTACCACCTTTAACAACTTTAGTTACACGAGCTATATTAACAACTTTTTCGCTAAATTCATTATCATTTTTTTCAAATTTTAAAGGTTTGTCAATTTTGTTAAATCTTGGTTTTCTTTCTGATGAGCTATTTTGAGTTGATTTTGTGTTTTGTTCTTTTACTACAAAAGGTTTTTTAATTTTTCTTACTATTTCTTTTGTTGATTCAACTTTTAATTCTTTATTTTCTGTCATTAGAATTTAACTCCTTTAACATGTTCTCTAACTGCTTCAGCAAAAGCTTTAACACGACCATGATAAATATAACCAGCTCTATCAAATACCAATTCTTTAATTCCTAAATTATTAATTAACTCTGCCATTTTTTTACCCGCTTCTTTTGCTGAAGAAATATTTCCTTTATAAATACCTTTTTCAAGTGTGCTAACAGAAGCTAAAGTTTTACCAGTAGTATCATCAATTAGTTGAGCATAAAAATTTTGATGTGATTTAAATACGTTAAGACGAGGTTTATTACTTGTTCCAAAAATATGTTGTCTTTCACGCAAGTGTTTAACTTTACGTGCTTTATTACGAGATAATTGAGACATAAATTCCTTCCTTTATTTTTTATTTAGCAGAAGTTTTACCTTCTTTACGACGAATCACTTCATCTTTATATGCTATTCCTTTACCAGAATATGGATTTGGTTTTCTAACGCTGCGAATAATTGAAGCAAATTGGCCAACTGATTCTTTATTTATACCTTTAATAGTTATTTCAGTTGGTTTATTAATTTCTACTTTGACATCATTAGGAATATTAACATTTACTAAATGACTATAACCAGCTGCTATTTCTATAATTTTATCTTTTAATGTTGCTCTATAACCAACACCTTTAATAACTAATTCTTTAATAAACCCTTTAGAAACTCCTAAAAGCATGTTTGCTATTAAAGCATTAGTTGTTCCATGCAATTGTTTTGTATGTTTTTCTTCATTAGCACGTAATGTACTAATTTTATTTTCTTCTATATTTATTTTAATCAATGGACTAAATTCATTAGTTAATTCACCAAGTGGTCCTTGAACGCTTAACTTAGTTTGATCTAAAGTAACTTTGACATCATTAGGAATAATTAATACACGATTACCTACACGAGACATTAATTCCTCCTATCAAATGTAAGCGATTACTTCACCGCCAACATGTTCCTTACGAGCTTGTTTATCAGTCATTATACCTTTAGATGTAGAAATTATTGCAGTTCCATAACCTGAAAGAACAGATGGTAATTTATCAACAGAAGCATAAACTCTTAAACCAGGTTTTGACACTCTTTTAAAATCAATAATAGCTCTTTGTGAATTTTTATATTTTAAAACTATTTCAAAGTTTTTGTTTTTACCTTCGCCTTTTACTGAATAAGATGTTATATAACCTTCATTTAATAAAATATCTAGAATTTTGGCTTTTTTATTTGAAAAAGGAACATTAACAGTTTTAAATTTACGTTGATTAGCATTTTTTATACGCACAATCATATCTGAAATCGGATCTGTTATAAACATTTTTTCTATCAACTCGCTTTCTTCATGCCAGGTATTTTTCCTTCATGGGCTAAATTACGGAAACAAATACGACATATTTTATATTTTCTTAAAACTGCATGTGGACGACCGCATAATTCACAACGTGTATAAGCACGCGTAGAAAATTTAGGGTGTTTTAATGCTTTTACTTTTAATGATTTTTTTGCCATTATTATTTTTCTCCTTTTGCAAAAGGCATACCAATTAATTCTAATAATGTTCTTGCTTCTTCGTTTGAATTAGTTGAAGTTATTAATTGAACATCTAATCCTTTAATACGACGAATTTTATCAAATTCTATTTCTGGGAAAATAATTTCTTCTTTTATACCTAATGAATAATTACCGTGTTTATCAAATGCTTTAGGATTAGCACCTTTAAAATCACGTATACGTGGCATTGCCACATTTATTAATTTATCAAGAAAATCTCACATTCTTTCTCTTCTTAATGTTACTTTTCCGCCCATTGGCATTCCTTCACGTAATTTTCATGAAGCATTAGATTTTCTTGCTTTTGTTTGAAAAGGTTTTTGTCCTGAAATAACGGTCAATTCGTTTAATACTTCTTCGATTGCTTTTGAATTTGAAACTTCTTTGCCAGCGGTCATATTAAGAACTATTTTTTCTAAACGTGGAACTTGCATTACAGAAGAATAATTATATTTTTCAATTAATGCAGGTACAACTTTAGTTTGATAATGTATTTTTAAATTACTCATAATTAAAGTTCCTTTTTAGTTTTACGATTAATTCTTATTTTTTTATCGTTCTTGAATTCATAACCGATTTTCGAATAAACTGCAGGAGAATTTTTAGTTGCTTTTTTTACTAAAATTGAAAGATTTGAAGCATGAATAGGAGCTTCTATTTGTTTAATTTGTCCATCTTGACCTTGGGTCGGTTTTACGTGTTTGGTTACTTTATTAATATCTTTGATTCAAACAAGATTTTTCTTTGTATCAATTTTTTCAATTGTTCCAATTTTACCTTTATGTGAACCAGCAATAATAATTACTTCATCATGTTTTTTAAATTTCATATTTCCTCTTTTTTTATTAAATATATTAAATCTATAAAACTTCAGGAGCTAATGAAACAATTTTTAAATAACCTTTATCACGTAATTCACGAGCGATAGGGCCAAATACACGACTTCCTCTTAATGAACCATCTTCTTTTATTATTACAACTGCATTATCATCAAATTTTATATGAGAACCATTAGCTCTTTTTATTCCATATGTACTTCTAACAATAACGGCTTTTACTACTTGACCTTCTTTTACTATACCATTAGGAATTGCTTTTTTAACAGAACATACTATAACATCACCAATATTTGCTGTTTTTTTACGACTTCCGCCTAAAACTCTAATTAAACCAACTTCTTTTGCACCAGAATTATCTGCTACATTTAATTTAGAAAGTTCCAATAACATTTTTATTGCTCACTTTCTGAAGCATGTTGTTTAATTTCAACCAAACGGAAATGTTTTGTTTTTGATAATGGTCTAGTTTCCATAATAATTACTATATCATTAACTTGAGCTTTATTTAATTCATCATGAACAGCAAAACGTTTAGTAGTTTTAAAACGTTTAGAATACAATCTATGTGATCTATATGTTTCAACTTCTACAAAAATAGTTTTATCACCTCTAACAGAAGTAACTTTACCTTGTAGTGTTTTACGAGTTTTTGTCTTTCTTTGCATTATTTATTTCCTTTAATTTCATGTTGTCTAATAGCTGTTAAAACTTTTGCAATATCTTTTCTGATTAAATTAATTTTATGTGTTTGGTCAAGACTAGTAGTTGCATTTTTAAATTTTAGTGTTCACAATTCTGCTTTTAAATCCACAACTAATTTTTTTAATTCTTCTAATGACTTGGTTTGTAAATCTTTAAAAAGCATTATTGTTGTCCTCCCTTAGTATCTTCAACAGATAAAATTCTTCACTTTACTGGTAATTTATGACCACCTAATCTTAAAGCATCGCGAGCTACATCTTCTTTAACTCCTGATACTTCAAACATTACTGTATTTTCTTTTACAGAAGCATATCAAAATTCTGGACTTCCTTTTCCTGATCCCATACGAACACCTATTGGTTTAGATGTTTTTTGAAAATGAGGGAAAATACGTATAATAACTTGACCTTCACGTCCCATACGACGAGTTATAGCTATACGAGCTGCTTCAATTTGTCTTGCAGTAATAATTGAAC
Above is a window of Mycoplasma sp. 1018B DNA encoding:
- a CDS encoding MAG3240 family lipoprotein; the protein is MKKIKKFLSILTPFSLFLTIACQENNLIHTKIKEYLEELKFEDNLTFEQIKLYLQINLKELFNYQIKKITYINKQINIDDLFFYEYDFVKPKKFIIDNNSYLLNLNNKNTLKINELFFFNWNPEKLTFNNYLNNLWTEHNSNNYSSLDLILPNIQYLIYLASINNPLNFKNKISTTKLRPSAFILNKEQHFYLLKTLEFYIRYFEIDSLSKNFYLDFGILSKINENLLQISLIIFDENNKLIFKSDNKIYITNFIDYSQLFSRYVDKTSGGILSLNINEHDDISNIQLNEKFNDINLIFENNLFNIIDFDSLLHPNEIYKEVNFNVLKYLFNELKGNIKIVTNGQINNNLIIDRLENTDLLNNTYAIAKLIVFDKIEKKYYPWYSVNFTPHHHLLNGFYIKNELNLLNNKNSENYFGYQTYQSNQKIKFVNPDIFFENNLIFILNFLIKKNMFNSQLWNSQNMNKLSNIEIVHKKDIYEKRISNLISQFVLLYAINNGSLIKEVKVYIDPNNDFSFKNYPLGIIPIKIDFIDDKNQSMLNSNNKDNLFYLKGFKGFEFSFDDISENEINIQPLENQELIFIERII
- the rplO gene encoding 50S ribosomal protein L15 → MKLNSLKPTQGSRKEKHRVGRGHAAGKGKQAGKGQSGQNKRHGHRLGFEGGQTPWFRRIGKRGFNNINHIEYQIINLSDLERSFNDNDFVNLESLFKANLLKRSLPVKLLGKGTLTKKLKVELHDASESAIEAIKSNGGTFIYL
- the rpsE gene encoding 30S ribosomal protein S5, translating into MKFEKNDNEFSEKVVNIARVTKVVKGGRRFSFAAYVVVGDKKGRVGFGHGKANEVPDAIKKAIKDAKNNLINVPIFKQITVPHIVEAKFLASKVMLKPAPKGKGIVASGAVRSVIELAGYTDIYTKTYGSRSKANIVRATLKALKLLRTPEQIALVRDKKVEDLLN
- the rplR gene encoding 50S ribosomal protein L18, yielding MSQLSRNKARKVKHLRERQHIFGTSNKPRLNVFKSHQNFYAQLIDDTTGKTLASVSTLEKGIYKGNISSAKEAGKKMAELINNLGIKELVFDRAGYIYHGRVKAFAEAVREHVKGVKF
- the rplF gene encoding 50S ribosomal protein L6 is translated as MSRVGNRVLIIPNDVKVTLDQTKLSVQGPLGELTNEFSPLIKINIEENKISTLRANEEKHTKQLHGTTNALIANMLLGVSKGFIKELVIKGVGYRATLKDKIIEIAAGYSHLVNVNIPNDVKVEINKPTEITIKGINKESVGQFASIIRSVRKPNPYSGKGIAYKDEVIRRKEGKTSAK
- the rpsH gene encoding 30S ribosomal protein S8; this translates as MFITDPISDMIVRIKNANQRKFKTVNVPFSNKKAKILDILLNEGYITSYSVKGEGKNKNFEIVLKYKNSQRAIIDFKRVSKPGLRVYASVDKLPSVLSGYGTAIISTSKGIMTDKQARKEHVGGEVIAYIW
- a CDS encoding type Z 30S ribosomal protein S14, coding for MAKKSLKVKALKHPKFSTRAYTRCELCGRPHAVLRKYKICRICFRNLAHEGKIPGMKKASW
- the rplE gene encoding 50S ribosomal protein L5, translated to MMSNLKIHYQTKVVPALIEKYNYSSVMQVPRLEKIVLNMTAGKEVSNSKAIEEVLNELTVISGQKPFQTKARKSNASWKLREGMPMGGKVTLRRERMWDFLDKLINVAMPRIRDFKGANPKAFDKHGNYSLGIKEEIIFPEIEFDKIRRIKGLDVQLITSTNSNEEARTLLELIGMPFAKGEK
- the rplX gene encoding 50S ribosomal protein L24, whose protein sequence is MKFKKHDEVIIIAGSHKGKIGTIEKIDTKKNLVWIKDINKVTKHVKPTQGQDGQIKQIEAPIHASNLSILVKKATKNSPAVYSKIGYEFKNDKKIRINRKTKKEL
- the rplN gene encoding 50S ribosomal protein L14; this translates as MLLELSKLNVADNSGAKEVGLIRVLGGSRKKTANIGDVIVCSVKKAIPNGIVKEGQVVKAVIVRSTYGIKRANGSHIKFDDNAVVIIKEDGSLRGSRVFGPIARELRDKGYLKIVSLAPEVL
- the rpsQ gene encoding 30S ribosomal protein S17 — translated: MQRKTKTRKTLQGKVTSVRGDKTIFVEVETYRSHRLYSKRFKTTKRFAVHDELNKAQVNDIVIIMETRPLSKTKHFRLVEIKQHASESEQ
- the rpmC gene encoding 50S ribosomal protein L29 gives rise to the protein MLFKDLQTKSLEELKKLVVDLKAELWTLKFKNATTSLDQTHKINLIRKDIAKVLTAIRQHEIKGNK
- the rplP gene encoding 50S ribosomal protein L16, which produces MLQPKRTKYRKPFLVNPLKRKAQKGNKISFGDFGLQATTGSIITARQIEAARIAITRRMGREGQVIIRIFPHFQKTSKPIGVRMGSGKGSPEFWYASVKENTVMFEVSGVKEDVARDALRLGGHKLPVKWRILSVEDTKGGQQ